From the genome of Bradyrhizobium elkanii USDA 76, one region includes:
- a CDS encoding GlsB/YeaQ/YmgE family stress response membrane protein codes for MNDPQVGWIAAIIVGGLAGWLAEMFMKSGTGIFMNIILGIVGAALANWLLGLLGVSLGGGWLSYLVAGFIGACIIIFAWRAVRGAT; via the coding sequence ATGAACGACCCACAAGTTGGATGGATCGCCGCCATCATCGTCGGCGGGCTGGCGGGCTGGCTCGCCGAGATGTTCATGAAGTCCGGAACCGGCATCTTCATGAACATCATCCTCGGCATCGTCGGCGCCGCGCTGGCGAACTGGCTGTTGGGTCTGCTCGGCGTGTCGCTCGGCGGAGGCTGGCTCAGCTATCTCGTCGCCGGCTTCATCGGCGCCTGCATCATCATCTTTGCCTGGCGCGCGGTCCGCGGCGCGACGTAA
- the soxR gene encoding redox-sensitive transcriptional activator SoxR codes for MTLAQELSVGEVARRSGLAVSTLHFYESKGLIASRRTGGNQRRYMRGVLRRIAVIRIAQRAGIPLDEIRQTFAAIPLDRAPTVREWERAMRAWTETLEQRINDLTDLRDKLFNCIGCGCLSVTDCPLRNCDDKLGAQGPGPRILITAAERRARRKRQG; via the coding sequence ATGACGCTTGCGCAGGAGCTTTCAGTTGGCGAGGTGGCGCGGCGCAGCGGACTTGCCGTCTCCACCCTTCACTTCTACGAGAGCAAAGGGCTGATCGCGAGCCGGCGCACCGGCGGCAACCAGCGCCGCTACATGCGCGGCGTGCTGCGGCGGATCGCGGTGATCAGGATCGCGCAGCGCGCCGGGATCCCGCTGGACGAGATCAGGCAGACCTTCGCCGCGATCCCGCTCGATCGCGCGCCGACCGTGCGCGAATGGGAGCGCGCGATGCGCGCCTGGACCGAGACGCTGGAGCAGCGCATCAACGATCTCACCGACCTCCGCGACAAGCTGTTCAACTGCATCGGCTGCGGCTGCCTGTCGGTGACCGACTGCCCGCTGCGCAATTGCGACGACAAGCTCGGCGCCCAGGGGCCGGGCCCGCGCATCCTGATCACCGCGGCCGAACGCCGGGCGCGACGCAAGCGGCAGGGCTGA
- a CDS encoding efflux RND transporter periplasmic adaptor subunit → MPSASLSSRRWLGLRAKPFGIAVLLLVCAAAGLFAWRAGGSSASAKATAEAPPTPVAAMVVRAETLPRSIEAIGSLQAVRQVILAPEVAGRVTAINFDAGTDVAEGAPLVQLYDAPLRAARTVAVSKGRFAQLQEKRSQGLAPSGFVTQETLQQRQEDLKQADASLDQLDAQIAQMTIRAPFAGQVGLRKVNLGQYVNAGDALATLTALDQLYANFTVPQQRLSNLKVGGAVTIRTDAFPDRVFEAKINAIEPQVAEDTRNVLVQALFSNPDRLLRPGLFVMVNVVLPPQPDAIVVPVTAIQTSASGESVLVVRDNKAVGVAVKTGQRIGERVVVEQGLAPGDHVVTAGQLRVMPGAAVQTTMAETPEKGR, encoded by the coding sequence ATGCCGTCCGCATCATTGTCGTCGCGCCGCTGGCTCGGGCTTCGTGCCAAGCCGTTCGGCATTGCCGTTCTGTTGCTCGTCTGTGCCGCGGCCGGCTTGTTTGCCTGGCGCGCAGGCGGATCCAGCGCCTCGGCCAAGGCCACCGCCGAAGCGCCGCCGACGCCGGTGGCGGCGATGGTGGTGCGGGCCGAAACCTTGCCGCGGTCGATCGAGGCGATCGGCTCGCTGCAGGCGGTACGGCAGGTGATTCTGGCGCCGGAGGTTGCCGGCCGCGTCACCGCGATCAATTTCGATGCCGGCACCGATGTCGCCGAGGGCGCGCCGCTGGTGCAGCTCTATGACGCGCCGCTGCGCGCCGCGCGCACAGTCGCGGTCTCCAAGGGACGCTTTGCACAGCTGCAGGAGAAGCGCTCGCAGGGCCTCGCGCCGTCCGGCTTCGTGACCCAGGAGACGCTGCAGCAGCGGCAGGAAGACCTGAAGCAGGCCGACGCCTCGCTCGACCAGCTCGATGCGCAGATCGCGCAGATGACGATCCGCGCGCCGTTCGCGGGCCAGGTCGGACTGCGCAAGGTCAATCTCGGCCAATACGTCAATGCCGGCGATGCGCTCGCGACGCTGACCGCGCTCGACCAGCTCTATGCCAATTTCACCGTTCCGCAGCAGCGCCTGTCAAATCTGAAGGTGGGAGGCGCGGTGACGATCCGTACCGACGCTTTCCCCGATCGGGTGTTCGAGGCCAAGATCAACGCCATCGAGCCGCAGGTCGCCGAGGACACCCGCAATGTCCTCGTGCAAGCCCTGTTTTCCAATCCCGACCGGCTGCTGCGGCCGGGCCTCTTCGTGATGGTGAACGTCGTGCTGCCGCCGCAGCCGGACGCCATCGTGGTGCCGGTCACCGCGATCCAGACCAGCGCATCCGGCGAGAGCGTGCTTGTCGTGCGCGACAACAAGGCGGTCGGCGTCGCCGTCAAGACCGGGCAACGGATCGGCGAGCGTGTCGTGGTGGAGCAGGGCCTTGCACCCGGCGATCACGTCGTCACCGCGGGCCAGCTCCGCGTCATGCCAGGCGCGGCCGTCCAGACGACCATGGCGGAGACGCCGGAGAAGGGACGCTAG